From the Billgrantia sulfidoxydans genome, one window contains:
- a CDS encoding heme lyase CcmF/NrfE family subunit — MFIRMIPEIGHFALVIAMLMAAVQGVMPLAGAALRRPLWMAYARPMVAGQFLFVVIAYLCLTASYLLDDFSVANVANNSNSMLPWYYKLSAVWGNHEGSVLLWSLMLAGWSYLAARFSRELPRDMVARVVGVLGLVAVGFLAFVLVTSNPFERLLPNVPGDGADLNPLLQDIGLILHPPMLYMGYVGFSVVFAFAIAALLGGRLDAAWTRWARPWTNLAWAFLTVGIALGSWWAYYELGWGGWWFWDPVENASLLPWLTGTALMHSLAVTEKRGAFKSWTVLLAIFTFSLSLLGTFLVRSGVLTSVHAFANDPSRGFFILILLGVTVGLSLLIFALRAPRVSQRTGFNWLSRDALLLINNILLVIMTVTVLMGTVYPLLLDALDLGKISVGPPYFNALFVPLTVIMCVFMGLGPSARWKHTDPSLLVKRLWLAGIAALVIAAAMPFVIGGEWNAWVALGLVAAMWIVLPTLRDLYDKTRRAESFGAGLKKLSLAYWGMQLGHLGMAVTIIGVAVVSNFEIERNVRMSPGDSVEVAGYTFTMQELTSRRGPNYIADGAAIEVRRGDSRRSFMMNPEKRLYIARGMPMSQVALRPGLLRDLYVAMGEDLGDNSWAMRVQYKPFVRWLWLGALLMATGGVLAVIDRRYRRLATSRDPEDSAREGATREATA, encoded by the coding sequence ATGTTCATTCGAATGATCCCTGAAATCGGCCATTTCGCCCTGGTCATCGCCATGCTGATGGCGGCGGTGCAGGGGGTGATGCCGCTGGCCGGCGCCGCGTTGCGCCGGCCGCTGTGGATGGCCTATGCCCGGCCCATGGTCGCCGGTCAGTTCCTGTTCGTGGTCATCGCCTACCTGTGCCTGACGGCGAGCTATCTGCTCGACGACTTCAGCGTGGCCAACGTGGCCAACAACTCCAACTCGATGCTGCCGTGGTACTACAAGCTCAGCGCCGTGTGGGGCAACCACGAGGGCTCGGTGCTGCTGTGGAGCCTGATGCTGGCCGGCTGGAGCTACCTGGCGGCGCGCTTCTCCCGCGAGCTGCCGCGCGACATGGTGGCGCGCGTGGTCGGCGTGCTGGGCCTGGTCGCGGTCGGTTTCCTGGCCTTCGTGCTGGTCACCTCCAACCCCTTCGAGCGGCTGTTGCCGAACGTGCCGGGCGACGGCGCCGACCTCAACCCGCTGTTGCAGGATATCGGCCTGATCCTTCACCCGCCGATGCTCTACATGGGCTACGTGGGCTTCTCGGTGGTCTTCGCCTTCGCCATCGCCGCGCTGCTCGGCGGTCGCCTCGATGCAGCCTGGACCCGCTGGGCGCGGCCCTGGACCAACCTGGCCTGGGCCTTCCTCACCGTGGGCATCGCGCTGGGTAGCTGGTGGGCCTACTACGAGCTGGGCTGGGGCGGCTGGTGGTTCTGGGACCCGGTCGAGAACGCCTCGCTGCTGCCGTGGCTGACCGGCACCGCGCTGATGCACTCGCTGGCGGTCACCGAGAAGCGCGGCGCGTTCAAGAGCTGGACCGTGCTGCTGGCGATCTTCACCTTCTCGCTGTCGCTGCTGGGTACCTTCCTGGTGCGCTCCGGCGTGCTGACCTCGGTGCACGCCTTCGCCAACGACCCCTCGCGCGGCTTCTTCATCCTGATCCTGCTGGGCGTCACCGTCGGGCTGTCGCTGCTGATCTTCGCCCTGCGCGCGCCGCGGGTCAGCCAGCGTACCGGCTTCAACTGGCTGTCGCGCGACGCCCTGCTGCTGATCAACAACATCCTGCTGGTGATCATGACCGTCACCGTGCTGATGGGCACCGTCTATCCGCTGCTGCTCGACGCCCTCGACCTGGGCAAGATCAGCGTGGGCCCGCCCTACTTCAACGCCCTGTTCGTGCCGCTCACGGTGATCATGTGCGTGTTCATGGGCCTGGGGCCGTCGGCGCGCTGGAAGCACACCGACCCAAGCCTGCTGGTCAAGCGGCTGTGGCTCGCCGGCATCGCGGCGCTGGTCATCGCCGCGGCGATGCCGTTCGTCATCGGCGGCGAGTGGAACGCCTGGGTCGCCCTCGGCCTGGTGGCGGCGATGTGGATCGTGCTGCCGACGCTGCGCGACCTCTACGACAAGACCCGTCGCGCCGAGTCGTTCGGCGCCGGTCTCAAGAAGCTGTCGCTGGCCTACTGGGGCATGCAGCTCGGCCACCTGGGCATGGCGGTCACCATCATCGGCGTGGCGGTGGTCTCCAACTTCGAGATCGAGCGCAACGTGCGCATGTCGCCCGGCGACAGCGTCGAGGTGGCCGGCTACACCTTCACCATGCAGGAGTTGACCAGCCGCCGCGGGCCCAACTACATCGCCGACGGCGCCGCGATCGAGGTGCGCCGCGGCGACAGTCGGCGCAGTTTCATGATGAACCCCGAGAAGCGGCTCTACATCGCCCGCGGCATGCCCATGAGCCAGGTCGCGTTGCGCCCGGGGCTGCTGCGCGATCTCTACGTCGCCATGGGCGAGGACCTCGGCGACAACAGCTGGGCGATGCGCGTGCAGTACAAGCCCTTCGTCCGCTGGCTGTGGCTCGGCGCGCTGCTGATGGCGACCGGCGGCGTGCTGGCCGTGATCGACCGGCGCTACCGGCGCCTGGCGACCTCGCGCGACCCCGAGGATAGCGCCCGCGAAGGCGCGACAAGGGAGGCCACGGCATGA
- a CDS encoding DsbE family thiol:disulfide interchange protein: MKRRLLLMLPLLGFLLLLLFLYLGLGLNPFHRESRLVEEARAFPAFELTTLEDPERRVDESLIPGQVTLVNVWGEWCPECKREMPQLLDLADRGVRLVGINWKDTRDKARGFLDEFGDPFEVNLFDPEGELAFELGVYGAPESFLVDRDGIIRYHHTGYISPSDLREHILPEVEKWQ, translated from the coding sequence ATGAAACGACGCCTGCTGCTGATGCTGCCGCTGCTCGGCTTCCTGCTGCTGCTGCTGTTCCTCTACCTGGGGCTGGGGCTCAATCCGTTCCACCGCGAATCGCGGCTGGTCGAGGAGGCGCGAGCCTTCCCGGCCTTCGAGCTGACCACGCTGGAGGACCCCGAGCGGCGCGTCGACGAGTCGCTGATACCCGGCCAGGTCACCCTGGTCAACGTGTGGGGCGAATGGTGCCCCGAGTGCAAGCGCGAGATGCCGCAGCTGCTCGACCTGGCCGACCGCGGCGTGCGCCTGGTCGGCATCAACTGGAAGGACACCCGCGACAAGGCGCGGGGCTTCCTCGACGAGTTCGGCGACCCGTTCGAGGTCAACCTCTTCGACCCCGAGGGCGAGCTCGCCTTCGAGCTGGGCGTCTACGGTGCCCCCGAGTCCTTCCTGGTCGACCGCGACGGCATCATCCGTTACCACCATACCGGGTATATCTCGCCATCCGACCTGCGTGAACACATCCTGCCGGAGGT